Proteins co-encoded in one Rhopalosiphum maidis isolate BTI-1 chromosome 2, ASM367621v3, whole genome shotgun sequence genomic window:
- the LOC113553941 gene encoding elongation factor-like GTPase 1 isoform X2, with protein MRDTAQNKLIELQHNPSSIRNICIMAHVDHGKTTLADSLVASNGVISQKMVGKLRYMDSRRDEQQRGITMKSSSIALYHCKNESEYLINVIDCPGHVDFFSEVSTALRLCDGAIIIVDVVEGVCPQTQACLKQIWSENIKPILVLNKIDRLILELNLTPLDAYIHLTQVLEQINAVVGELFKKDVFEKEAETKEHVGVQTGEDLYNQWSTAIEAADDSDLYFSPQQGNVVFASAADGWAFSIETFANLVSNKLGVNVDVLKKTLWGDFYLHSKTKRIMKGAQEKAKKPIFVQMILENIWLIYDVIINQKDKERLLKISESMNVTLLARDLRQTDTRILLQSFLSQWIPLSLSVLGMVCDKCPAPNQLTDVKIETLLCPPMKEFNLMPKETIALKTDFLKCSPDDVSVPVIAFVSKMFPIKRKYLPQNKPKVLTVEEIAKRRELARIKHALKSSVIKTEDSETKSSTTVNNEENNPEVIEPTQNENDVMFIAFGRMYSGTIRRGQEMYVLGPKHDPSKITDKDFFVDENCTLATLKSDQHIMKTTITDLYMLMGRDLEPVDEVPAGNIFGAGNLEQYILKSATLSTTLACPPFTEIKAMATPIMRVALEPKHSMDLPDLVRGLKLLNQADACVQVIMQETGEHVIVTAGEVHLQKCLDDLRERYAKIEVIASAPIVPFRETVVMPPKVDMAHEIVENQKNETEENSNGLLNVYTSNHLCCIKIRAEPLPIAATNLLEKSTDILRALSEQKTENIADALDRLKIEDSASKNIKIAIDTFRLQLQEALGNSIDASQIWAFGPRKCGPNILLNKIPNYSRSVWNPKDNINDLTKYENSFMNGFQIATLAGPLCEEPMTGVCFVVEDWTVDVVQQISSDPYGPMSGQIMSAVKEGCRKAFQAQPQRLMAAMYSCSIQANAEILGKMYAVLGRRHGRVISSDMAHGSASTFNITALLPVIESFSFSAEIRKQTSGLASPQLVFSHWEVIDIDPFWVPNTEEELELFGEKADSGNRALNYMNAVRRRKGLSVEEKIVEFGEKQRTLSKNK; from the exons atgagggACACTGCTCAAAATAAACTGATTGAACTTCAACATAATCCTAGTTCAATacgtaatatttgtattatggcTCATGTTGATCATGGTAAAACAACATTAGCAGATTCTTTGGTAGCCAGTAACGGTGTTATATCTCAGAAGATGGTTGGCAAATTGAGATACATGGATAGTAGACGAGATGAACAACAACGTGGAATAACAATGAAAAGTTCATCAATAGCATTATATCATTGCAAaa ATGAATCGGAATATCTTATCAATGTAATTGATTGTCCTGGAcatgtagattttttttctgaagtCTCTACTGCATTAAGATTATGTGATGgggctattattattgtcgatgTTGTAGAAGGAGTTTGTCCTCAAACTCAG GCTTGTTTAAAGCAGATTTGgtcagaaaatattaaacctaTTTTGGTATTAAATAAGATTGATAGGTTGATATTGGAGTTAAATTTAACACCACTTGATGCCTATATTCATTTAACTCAAGTGCTTGAACAG ataAATGCTGTTGTGGgagaactttttaaaaaagatgtatttgaaaaagaaGCTGAAACTAAAGAGCATGTCGGTGTACAGACAGGTGAAGATTTGTACAACCAGTGGAGCACTGCCATTGAGGCCGCTGATGATtccgatttatatttttcaccaCAACAGGGAAATGTTGTTTTTGCATCTGCTGCTGATGGCTGGgcatttag TATAGAAACATTTGCAAATTTAGTGTCAAACAAACTTGGTGTGAACGTAGATGTGTTAAAAAAGACATTATGGGGAGATTTTTATTTGCATTCAAAGACCAAAAGAATCATGAAAGGTGCACAAGAAAAAGCCAAGAAACcaatttttgttcaaatgATACTTGAAAACATTTGGCTTATATATGATGtcattattaatcaaaaa gaCAAAGagcgtttattaaaaatttctgaAAGTATGAATGTGACACTTTTAGCCAGAGATTTGCGTCAAACAGATACAAGAATTTTATTGCAATCTTTTTTATCTCAATGGATTCCTTTATCTTTATCAgttttag GAATGGTATGTGATAAATGCCCAGCACCAAATCAACTTACTgatgttaaaattgaaactttACTCTGTCCTCCAATGAAAGAATTTAATCTTATGCCTAAAGAAACTATAGcattaaaaactgattttttaaaatgtagtccTGATGATGTTTCTGTCCCAGTTATAGCTTTTGTTTCTAAAATGTTTCCG attaaaagaaaatatttacctcAAAATAAACCAAAAGTATTAACTGTTGAAGAAATAGCTAAACGACGAGAATTGGCAAGAATTAAGCATGCTTTAAAAAGTAGTGTAATAAAAACAGAAGATTCAGAAACAAAAAGTAGTACTACAGTTAATAATGAAGAAAATAATCCAGAAGTTATAGAACCTACTCAAAATGAGAATGATGTAATGTTCATTGCATTTGGAAGAATGTACAGTGGAACAATTCGTCGTGGTCAAGAAATGTATGTTTTAGGACCTAAACATGATCCATCAAAAATAACAGATAAA gatttttttgttgatgaAAATTGCACTTTGGCTACTTTAAAATCTGACCAGCATATCATGAAAACTACCATAACTGATTTGTACATGTTAATGGGTAGAGATTTAGAACCAGTAGATGAAGTTCCCGCTGGCaatatatttg gtgctGGTAATCTAGAACAGTATATCTTGAAGAGTGCTACTTTGTCTACCACTCTAGCTTGTCCACCATTCACAGAAATTAAAGCTATGGCCACACCAATCATGAGGGTGGCTTTGGAACCAAAACATTCAATGGATTTGCCTGACCTTGTTAGGGGTCTTAAACTACTTAATCAAGCAGATGCATGTGTTCAG gtaataatgcAAGAAACAGGTGAACATGTAATTGTCACTGCAGGAGAAGTACatcttcaaaaatgtttagatgATCTTCGTGAAAG GTATGCTAAAATCGAAGTTATTGCTTCAGCTCCAATAGTACCTTTTCGAGAGACTGTTGTTATGCCACCTAAAGTTGATATGGCTCATGAAATTGTTGAAAaccaa AAAAACGAAACTGAAGAAAATTCAAACGgtcttttaaatgtttatacatcaAATCATCTATGTTGTATTAAGATACGAGCGGAACCTTTACCGATAGCTGCTACAAATCTTTTGGAGAAATCAACAGACATTTTAAGAGCTTTATCAGaacaaaaaactgaaaatattgcTGATGCATTAGACcgtttaaaaattgaagatagtgcttctaaaaatattaaaattgctaTTGATACATTTCGGTTACAATTACAAGAAGCACTCGGAAACAGTATAGACGCATCCCAAATTTGGGCGTTTGGACCTAGAAAATGTGGaccaaatattttgttaaataaaataccaa attaTTCAAGATCAGTATGGAATCCAAAAgacaatattaatgatttgacAAAGTAcgaaaatagttttatgaatGGTTTTCAAATAGCAACTTTGGCTGGTCCTCTATGTGAAGAACCAATGACGGGGGTATGTTTTGTTGTTGAAGATTGGACAGTTGATGTTGTACAACAGATCTCgag TGATCCTTATGGACCCATGTCTGGTCAAATCATGTCAGCTGTGAAAGAAGGATGTCGGAAAGCTTTTCAAGCTCAACCACAAAGACTCATGGCTGCTATGTACTCATGTTCTATTCAAGCTAATGCTGAAATTCTAG GTAAAATGTATGCAGTTTTGGGAAGACGTCATGGTCGAGTTATTAGTTCAGATATGGCACACGGTTCAGCATCCACTTTCAATATTACTGCTTTGTTACCAGTTATTGAAAGCTTTTCATTTTCTGCTGAAATACGCAAACAAACATCTGGTTTAGCTAGTCCACAACTAGTTTTTAGTCATTGGgag GTAATTGATATTGATCCATTTTGGGTACCAAATACCGAGGAAGAATTGGAACTGTTTGGAGAAAAAGCTGATTCTGGTAATCGAGCTTTAAATTACATGAACGCAGTCCGTAGACGTAAAGGTTTATCAGTAgaagaaaaaattgttgaatttggtgaaaaacaacgtactttatcaaaaaataaataa
- the LOC113553941 gene encoding elongation factor-like GTPase 1 isoform X1, translating into MRDTAQNKLIELQHNPSSIRNICIMAHVDHGKTTLADSLVASNGVISQKMVGKLRYMDSRRDEQQRGITMKSSSIALYHCKNESEYLINVIDCPGHVDFFSEVSTALRLCDGAIIIVDVVEGVCPQTQACLKQIWSENIKPILVLNKIDRLILELNLTPLDAYIHLTQVLEQINAVVGELFKKDVFEKEAETKEHVGVQTGEDLYNQWSTAIEAADDSDLYFSPQQGNVVFASAADGWAFSGFSIETFANLVSNKLGVNVDVLKKTLWGDFYLHSKTKRIMKGAQEKAKKPIFVQMILENIWLIYDVIINQKDKERLLKISESMNVTLLARDLRQTDTRILLQSFLSQWIPLSLSVLGMVCDKCPAPNQLTDVKIETLLCPPMKEFNLMPKETIALKTDFLKCSPDDVSVPVIAFVSKMFPIKRKYLPQNKPKVLTVEEIAKRRELARIKHALKSSVIKTEDSETKSSTTVNNEENNPEVIEPTQNENDVMFIAFGRMYSGTIRRGQEMYVLGPKHDPSKITDKDFFVDENCTLATLKSDQHIMKTTITDLYMLMGRDLEPVDEVPAGNIFGAGNLEQYILKSATLSTTLACPPFTEIKAMATPIMRVALEPKHSMDLPDLVRGLKLLNQADACVQVIMQETGEHVIVTAGEVHLQKCLDDLRERYAKIEVIASAPIVPFRETVVMPPKVDMAHEIVENQKNETEENSNGLLNVYTSNHLCCIKIRAEPLPIAATNLLEKSTDILRALSEQKTENIADALDRLKIEDSASKNIKIAIDTFRLQLQEALGNSIDASQIWAFGPRKCGPNILLNKIPNYSRSVWNPKDNINDLTKYENSFMNGFQIATLAGPLCEEPMTGVCFVVEDWTVDVVQQISSDPYGPMSGQIMSAVKEGCRKAFQAQPQRLMAAMYSCSIQANAEILGKMYAVLGRRHGRVISSDMAHGSASTFNITALLPVIESFSFSAEIRKQTSGLASPQLVFSHWEVIDIDPFWVPNTEEELELFGEKADSGNRALNYMNAVRRRKGLSVEEKIVEFGEKQRTLSKNK; encoded by the exons atgagggACACTGCTCAAAATAAACTGATTGAACTTCAACATAATCCTAGTTCAATacgtaatatttgtattatggcTCATGTTGATCATGGTAAAACAACATTAGCAGATTCTTTGGTAGCCAGTAACGGTGTTATATCTCAGAAGATGGTTGGCAAATTGAGATACATGGATAGTAGACGAGATGAACAACAACGTGGAATAACAATGAAAAGTTCATCAATAGCATTATATCATTGCAAaa ATGAATCGGAATATCTTATCAATGTAATTGATTGTCCTGGAcatgtagattttttttctgaagtCTCTACTGCATTAAGATTATGTGATGgggctattattattgtcgatgTTGTAGAAGGAGTTTGTCCTCAAACTCAG GCTTGTTTAAAGCAGATTTGgtcagaaaatattaaacctaTTTTGGTATTAAATAAGATTGATAGGTTGATATTGGAGTTAAATTTAACACCACTTGATGCCTATATTCATTTAACTCAAGTGCTTGAACAG ataAATGCTGTTGTGGgagaactttttaaaaaagatgtatttgaaaaagaaGCTGAAACTAAAGAGCATGTCGGTGTACAGACAGGTGAAGATTTGTACAACCAGTGGAGCACTGCCATTGAGGCCGCTGATGATtccgatttatatttttcaccaCAACAGGGAAATGTTGTTTTTGCATCTGCTGCTGATGGCTGGgcatttag tgGTTTTAGTATAGAAACATTTGCAAATTTAGTGTCAAACAAACTTGGTGTGAACGTAGATGTGTTAAAAAAGACATTATGGGGAGATTTTTATTTGCATTCAAAGACCAAAAGAATCATGAAAGGTGCACAAGAAAAAGCCAAGAAACcaatttttgttcaaatgATACTTGAAAACATTTGGCTTATATATGATGtcattattaatcaaaaa gaCAAAGagcgtttattaaaaatttctgaAAGTATGAATGTGACACTTTTAGCCAGAGATTTGCGTCAAACAGATACAAGAATTTTATTGCAATCTTTTTTATCTCAATGGATTCCTTTATCTTTATCAgttttag GAATGGTATGTGATAAATGCCCAGCACCAAATCAACTTACTgatgttaaaattgaaactttACTCTGTCCTCCAATGAAAGAATTTAATCTTATGCCTAAAGAAACTATAGcattaaaaactgattttttaaaatgtagtccTGATGATGTTTCTGTCCCAGTTATAGCTTTTGTTTCTAAAATGTTTCCG attaaaagaaaatatttacctcAAAATAAACCAAAAGTATTAACTGTTGAAGAAATAGCTAAACGACGAGAATTGGCAAGAATTAAGCATGCTTTAAAAAGTAGTGTAATAAAAACAGAAGATTCAGAAACAAAAAGTAGTACTACAGTTAATAATGAAGAAAATAATCCAGAAGTTATAGAACCTACTCAAAATGAGAATGATGTAATGTTCATTGCATTTGGAAGAATGTACAGTGGAACAATTCGTCGTGGTCAAGAAATGTATGTTTTAGGACCTAAACATGATCCATCAAAAATAACAGATAAA gatttttttgttgatgaAAATTGCACTTTGGCTACTTTAAAATCTGACCAGCATATCATGAAAACTACCATAACTGATTTGTACATGTTAATGGGTAGAGATTTAGAACCAGTAGATGAAGTTCCCGCTGGCaatatatttg gtgctGGTAATCTAGAACAGTATATCTTGAAGAGTGCTACTTTGTCTACCACTCTAGCTTGTCCACCATTCACAGAAATTAAAGCTATGGCCACACCAATCATGAGGGTGGCTTTGGAACCAAAACATTCAATGGATTTGCCTGACCTTGTTAGGGGTCTTAAACTACTTAATCAAGCAGATGCATGTGTTCAG gtaataatgcAAGAAACAGGTGAACATGTAATTGTCACTGCAGGAGAAGTACatcttcaaaaatgtttagatgATCTTCGTGAAAG GTATGCTAAAATCGAAGTTATTGCTTCAGCTCCAATAGTACCTTTTCGAGAGACTGTTGTTATGCCACCTAAAGTTGATATGGCTCATGAAATTGTTGAAAaccaa AAAAACGAAACTGAAGAAAATTCAAACGgtcttttaaatgtttatacatcaAATCATCTATGTTGTATTAAGATACGAGCGGAACCTTTACCGATAGCTGCTACAAATCTTTTGGAGAAATCAACAGACATTTTAAGAGCTTTATCAGaacaaaaaactgaaaatattgcTGATGCATTAGACcgtttaaaaattgaagatagtgcttctaaaaatattaaaattgctaTTGATACATTTCGGTTACAATTACAAGAAGCACTCGGAAACAGTATAGACGCATCCCAAATTTGGGCGTTTGGACCTAGAAAATGTGGaccaaatattttgttaaataaaataccaa attaTTCAAGATCAGTATGGAATCCAAAAgacaatattaatgatttgacAAAGTAcgaaaatagttttatgaatGGTTTTCAAATAGCAACTTTGGCTGGTCCTCTATGTGAAGAACCAATGACGGGGGTATGTTTTGTTGTTGAAGATTGGACAGTTGATGTTGTACAACAGATCTCgag TGATCCTTATGGACCCATGTCTGGTCAAATCATGTCAGCTGTGAAAGAAGGATGTCGGAAAGCTTTTCAAGCTCAACCACAAAGACTCATGGCTGCTATGTACTCATGTTCTATTCAAGCTAATGCTGAAATTCTAG GTAAAATGTATGCAGTTTTGGGAAGACGTCATGGTCGAGTTATTAGTTCAGATATGGCACACGGTTCAGCATCCACTTTCAATATTACTGCTTTGTTACCAGTTATTGAAAGCTTTTCATTTTCTGCTGAAATACGCAAACAAACATCTGGTTTAGCTAGTCCACAACTAGTTTTTAGTCATTGGgag GTAATTGATATTGATCCATTTTGGGTACCAAATACCGAGGAAGAATTGGAACTGTTTGGAGAAAAAGCTGATTCTGGTAATCGAGCTTTAAATTACATGAACGCAGTCCGTAGACGTAAAGGTTTATCAGTAgaagaaaaaattgttgaatttggtgaaaaacaacgtactttatcaaaaaataaataa
- the LOC113553941 gene encoding elongation factor-like GTPase 1 isoform X3 produces the protein MSVYRQVKICTTSGALPLRPLMIPIYIFHHNREMLFLHLLLMAGHLETFANLVSNKLGVNVDVLKKTLWGDFYLHSKTKRIMKGAQEKAKKPIFVQMILENIWLIYDVIINQKDKERLLKISESMNVTLLARDLRQTDTRILLQSFLSQWIPLSLSVLGMVCDKCPAPNQLTDVKIETLLCPPMKEFNLMPKETIALKTDFLKCSPDDVSVPVIAFVSKMFPIKRKYLPQNKPKVLTVEEIAKRRELARIKHALKSSVIKTEDSETKSSTTVNNEENNPEVIEPTQNENDVMFIAFGRMYSGTIRRGQEMYVLGPKHDPSKITDKDFFVDENCTLATLKSDQHIMKTTITDLYMLMGRDLEPVDEVPAGNIFGAGNLEQYILKSATLSTTLACPPFTEIKAMATPIMRVALEPKHSMDLPDLVRGLKLLNQADACVQVIMQETGEHVIVTAGEVHLQKCLDDLRERYAKIEVIASAPIVPFRETVVMPPKVDMAHEIVENQKNETEENSNGLLNVYTSNHLCCIKIRAEPLPIAATNLLEKSTDILRALSEQKTENIADALDRLKIEDSASKNIKIAIDTFRLQLQEALGNSIDASQIWAFGPRKCGPNILLNKIPNYSRSVWNPKDNINDLTKYENSFMNGFQIATLAGPLCEEPMTGVCFVVEDWTVDVVQQISSDPYGPMSGQIMSAVKEGCRKAFQAQPQRLMAAMYSCSIQANAEILGKMYAVLGRRHGRVISSDMAHGSASTFNITALLPVIESFSFSAEIRKQTSGLASPQLVFSHWEVIDIDPFWVPNTEEELELFGEKADSGNRALNYMNAVRRRKGLSVEEKIVEFGEKQRTLSKNK, from the exons ATGTCGGTGTACAGACAGGTGAAGATTTGTACAACCAGTGGAGCACTGCCATTGAGGCCGCTGATGATtccgatttatatttttcaccaCAACAGGGAAATGTTGTTTTTGCATCTGCTGCTGATGGCTGGgcatttag AAACATTTGCAAATTTAGTGTCAAACAAACTTGGTGTGAACGTAGATGTGTTAAAAAAGACATTATGGGGAGATTTTTATTTGCATTCAAAGACCAAAAGAATCATGAAAGGTGCACAAGAAAAAGCCAAGAAACcaatttttgttcaaatgATACTTGAAAACATTTGGCTTATATATGATGtcattattaatcaaaaa gaCAAAGagcgtttattaaaaatttctgaAAGTATGAATGTGACACTTTTAGCCAGAGATTTGCGTCAAACAGATACAAGAATTTTATTGCAATCTTTTTTATCTCAATGGATTCCTTTATCTTTATCAgttttag GAATGGTATGTGATAAATGCCCAGCACCAAATCAACTTACTgatgttaaaattgaaactttACTCTGTCCTCCAATGAAAGAATTTAATCTTATGCCTAAAGAAACTATAGcattaaaaactgattttttaaaatgtagtccTGATGATGTTTCTGTCCCAGTTATAGCTTTTGTTTCTAAAATGTTTCCG attaaaagaaaatatttacctcAAAATAAACCAAAAGTATTAACTGTTGAAGAAATAGCTAAACGACGAGAATTGGCAAGAATTAAGCATGCTTTAAAAAGTAGTGTAATAAAAACAGAAGATTCAGAAACAAAAAGTAGTACTACAGTTAATAATGAAGAAAATAATCCAGAAGTTATAGAACCTACTCAAAATGAGAATGATGTAATGTTCATTGCATTTGGAAGAATGTACAGTGGAACAATTCGTCGTGGTCAAGAAATGTATGTTTTAGGACCTAAACATGATCCATCAAAAATAACAGATAAA gatttttttgttgatgaAAATTGCACTTTGGCTACTTTAAAATCTGACCAGCATATCATGAAAACTACCATAACTGATTTGTACATGTTAATGGGTAGAGATTTAGAACCAGTAGATGAAGTTCCCGCTGGCaatatatttg gtgctGGTAATCTAGAACAGTATATCTTGAAGAGTGCTACTTTGTCTACCACTCTAGCTTGTCCACCATTCACAGAAATTAAAGCTATGGCCACACCAATCATGAGGGTGGCTTTGGAACCAAAACATTCAATGGATTTGCCTGACCTTGTTAGGGGTCTTAAACTACTTAATCAAGCAGATGCATGTGTTCAG gtaataatgcAAGAAACAGGTGAACATGTAATTGTCACTGCAGGAGAAGTACatcttcaaaaatgtttagatgATCTTCGTGAAAG GTATGCTAAAATCGAAGTTATTGCTTCAGCTCCAATAGTACCTTTTCGAGAGACTGTTGTTATGCCACCTAAAGTTGATATGGCTCATGAAATTGTTGAAAaccaa AAAAACGAAACTGAAGAAAATTCAAACGgtcttttaaatgtttatacatcaAATCATCTATGTTGTATTAAGATACGAGCGGAACCTTTACCGATAGCTGCTACAAATCTTTTGGAGAAATCAACAGACATTTTAAGAGCTTTATCAGaacaaaaaactgaaaatattgcTGATGCATTAGACcgtttaaaaattgaagatagtgcttctaaaaatattaaaattgctaTTGATACATTTCGGTTACAATTACAAGAAGCACTCGGAAACAGTATAGACGCATCCCAAATTTGGGCGTTTGGACCTAGAAAATGTGGaccaaatattttgttaaataaaataccaa attaTTCAAGATCAGTATGGAATCCAAAAgacaatattaatgatttgacAAAGTAcgaaaatagttttatgaatGGTTTTCAAATAGCAACTTTGGCTGGTCCTCTATGTGAAGAACCAATGACGGGGGTATGTTTTGTTGTTGAAGATTGGACAGTTGATGTTGTACAACAGATCTCgag TGATCCTTATGGACCCATGTCTGGTCAAATCATGTCAGCTGTGAAAGAAGGATGTCGGAAAGCTTTTCAAGCTCAACCACAAAGACTCATGGCTGCTATGTACTCATGTTCTATTCAAGCTAATGCTGAAATTCTAG GTAAAATGTATGCAGTTTTGGGAAGACGTCATGGTCGAGTTATTAGTTCAGATATGGCACACGGTTCAGCATCCACTTTCAATATTACTGCTTTGTTACCAGTTATTGAAAGCTTTTCATTTTCTGCTGAAATACGCAAACAAACATCTGGTTTAGCTAGTCCACAACTAGTTTTTAGTCATTGGgag GTAATTGATATTGATCCATTTTGGGTACCAAATACCGAGGAAGAATTGGAACTGTTTGGAGAAAAAGCTGATTCTGGTAATCGAGCTTTAAATTACATGAACGCAGTCCGTAGACGTAAAGGTTTATCAGTAgaagaaaaaattgttgaatttggtgaaaaacaacgtactttatcaaaaaataaataa
- the LOC113553942 gene encoding integrator complex subunit 12: MEASIEFEPFMKTGFKLLRRTKDSNSVKLLLKHFEDSIQELYGSSRRPTNAAKKLPVPTALLSKDLGIEQVDLDDESSSSSSSSSPIATTSKSIIEVSSSPPPTITLEQAKSDPVINIDSDSESETEKVEPYSCCTCKESYVLMGNSLVECLECHSMYHQNCHNPPIIDINLNDPRIVWYCINCRQKDSQKTDSRSSGKESKKSSSKNASGSKAEKLSSSKTSQGAKSSSSKSKSSSANSSPKHYPPTSSTMMSVMEKRVQMMKKKAAKKTEKKK; encoded by the exons ATGGAGGCCTCTATAGAATTTGAACCATTCATGAAGACCGGTTTCAAACTCTTACGCCGCACCAAAGATTCAAATTCTGTCAAACttttgttaaaacattttgaagacTCTATACAAGAGTTGTACGGTAGCAGTCGGCGTCCTACAAACGCTGCCAAAAAATTACCTGTTCCTACCGCTTTGCTATCTAAAGATCTAGGAATTGAACAAGTTGAT TTAGACGACGAGTCAAGTAGTTCGAGTTCCTCTTCTAGTCCGATAGCAACAACATCCAAATCCATAATAGAAGTGAGCTCATCACCACCGCCCACTATTACGTTGGAACAGGCCAAATCTGATCCTGTCATAAATATTGACTCAGATTCTGAATCAGAAACAGAAAAGGTAGAACCTTATTCCTGTTGTACTTGCAA AGAGAGTTACGTTTTGATGGGAAACAGCCTGGTAGAATGTTTAGAATGCCATTCTATGTATCATCAAAACTGCCATAACCCACCAATAATAGACATAAATTTGAATGACCCTCGAATTGTCTGGTACTGTATCAATTGTAGACAGAAAGACTCTCAGAAAACT gATTCACGTTCATCGGGAAAGGAAAGCAAGAAAAGCTCTTCCAAAAATGCTTCTGGATCTAAAGCGGAAAAATTATCCAGCAGCAAAACCTCACAag GAGCCAAATCAAGTTCTAGTAAATCTAAATCGTCTTCTGCTAACAGCAGTCCTAAACATTACCCGCCCACTTCAAGTACTATGATGTCTGTTATGGAAAAGAGAGTTCAAATGATGAAAAAGAAAGCTGCTAAAAAAACTgagaaaaagaaataa
- the LOC113551938 gene encoding ADP-ribosylation factor 2: MGLTLSTVFTRLFGKKQMRILMVGLDAAGKTTILYKLKLGEIITTIPTIGFNVETVEYKNIAFTVWDVGGQDKIRPLWRHYFQNTQGLIFVVDSNDRERVAEAERELHNMLQEDDLRDAVLLVFANKQDLPNAMNVSDLTNKLGLNQLHQRKWYIQSTCATQGNGLYEGLDWLSNELAK, encoded by the coding sequence ATGGGCTTAACATTGTCAACAGTTTTCACCCGTTTGTtcggaaaaaaacaaatgcgcATACTGATGGTTGGCTTAGATGCAGCCGGTAAAACTACCATACTTTACAAGCTAAAACTAGGTGAAATCATTACTACCATACCGACAATAGGATTCAACGTTGAGACtgttgaatacaaaaatattgcattcaCAGTATGGGATGTGGGTGGCCAAGATAAAATCCGTCCTTTGTGGCGGCACTACTTCCAAAACACCCAGGGATTGATATTTGTTGTAGATTCTAATGATCGAGAAAGAGTTGCAGAAGCAGAACGAGAGCTACACAACATGCTGCAAGAAGACGACCTCAGAGATGCTGTGTTGTTAGTATTTGCGAACAAACAAGATCTTCCTAACGCAATGAATGTATCGGATCTCACAAACAAACTTGGACTGAATCAACTACACCAGAGAAAGTGGTATATTCAATCTACGTGTGCAACTCAAGGCAATGGTTTATATGAAGGATTGGATTGGCTGTCAAATGAACTagccaaataa